A single region of the Sulfitobacter geojensis genome encodes:
- a CDS encoding 5-formyltetrahydrofolate cyclo-ligase: MNDLAEIKAAARKAAFARRKPLFERANAAQAGYLSEVLAGYRGVPLSGFMPIRTEIDPTPAMAEATAHGIVGVPVIKAKAQPLRFAEWTPDTVMINGVFGAQIPETQTFFEPEILIVPLLAFNRNGGRLGYGGGFYDRTLEMLRAKRPTLAIGFAFEGQEVDDLPLEATDQPLDLIVTEAGVIEIAP, encoded by the coding sequence ATGAACGATCTGGCGGAAATCAAAGCGGCGGCGCGCAAGGCTGCCTTTGCGCGGCGCAAGCCCTTGTTTGAACGCGCAAATGCAGCGCAGGCGGGTTACCTAAGCGAGGTTCTGGCAGGGTATCGCGGGGTGCCGTTGTCGGGTTTCATGCCGATCCGCACAGAGATTGATCCAACCCCTGCAATGGCCGAAGCGACGGCGCATGGTATCGTGGGCGTGCCGGTGATCAAGGCCAAGGCACAGCCGTTGAGGTTTGCCGAATGGACGCCCGATACGGTGATGATCAATGGCGTATTCGGGGCGCAAATACCTGAAACACAAACGTTTTTCGAACCCGAGATATTGATCGTGCCGCTGCTGGCGTTCAACCGGAATGGCGGACGGCTGGGCTATGGGGGCGGTTTTTACGACCGCACGCTTGAAATGTTGCGGGCGAAACGGCCAACCCTCGCCATCGGGTTTGCTTTTGAGGGGCAGGAAGTGGATGACCTGCCGTTGGAAGCGACAGATCAACCGCTTGATTTGATCGTAACGGAAGCAGGCGTGATCGAAATCGCGCCCTAG
- the mgtE gene encoding magnesium transporter: MQDQVEENANANDDDEAQNYQLGPKTVASVLYAVEIDDRDRLIELMEPMHPADIADLLEQINVFDRVRLIRLYDMEFDGEILSELDDSIREDVISILSPQVLSQAVRELDSDDVVDLVEDLEDAQQEAILEVLETADREAVEKALSWPDYSAGRLMQREVVMAPQHWTVGQAIDNLRATPEQELPDQFYHIVMVDPRLHPVGQVTLGKLMRSKRTTALRDLLEETFQIIPAMQDEGDVAYAFNQYHLISAPVVDDEGRLIGMITIDDAMAVLDEEHEEDILRLAGVGESSLSDRVIETTKQRLPWLAVNLVTAIAASMVISQFEVAIAQIVALAVLMPIVASMGGNAGTQSLTVAVRAIATKDLTGSNVWRVIRRECLVGLINGAIFAVTMGIVGVIWFGSPALGLVIAAAMVINMVVAGLAGTGIPILLERVGVDPALASGAFVTTVTDVVGFFAFLGLAAAVLL; encoded by the coding sequence ATGCAGGACCAAGTAGAAGAAAACGCAAACGCCAACGATGACGACGAGGCGCAGAATTACCAGCTGGGGCCAAAAACCGTCGCCTCGGTCCTTTATGCCGTCGAAATCGACGACCGCGACCGGCTGATCGAGCTGATGGAGCCGATGCATCCGGCTGATATTGCTGACCTTTTGGAACAGATCAACGTCTTTGACCGGGTGCGCTTGATCCGGCTTTACGACATGGAATTCGACGGTGAGATCCTGTCGGAGCTGGATGACTCCATCCGCGAAGATGTGATTTCGATTCTGTCCCCGCAGGTGTTGTCGCAAGCTGTGCGCGAGCTGGACAGCGACGATGTTGTTGATCTGGTCGAAGACCTTGAGGATGCGCAGCAGGAAGCGATTCTGGAGGTGCTGGAAACCGCCGATCGCGAAGCGGTGGAAAAGGCGCTGTCATGGCCGGACTACTCCGCCGGTCGCCTGATGCAGCGCGAAGTTGTCATGGCCCCACAGCATTGGACCGTGGGACAGGCCATCGACAACCTGCGGGCCACGCCGGAGCAGGAATTGCCGGACCAGTTTTACCACATCGTCATGGTCGATCCGCGCCTGCATCCGGTCGGGCAGGTGACATTGGGCAAGTTGATGCGTTCGAAACGCACAACGGCGCTGCGTGATCTGTTGGAAGAAACATTCCAGATTATTCCCGCCATGCAGGACGAAGGCGACGTGGCCTATGCGTTCAACCAATACCACCTGATTTCGGCACCCGTTGTCGATGACGAAGGGCGTTTGATTGGTATGATCACGATTGATGACGCGATGGCGGTTCTGGACGAGGAACACGAGGAAGACATCCTGCGTCTGGCGGGGGTCGGCGAAAGCTCCCTGTCGGATCGGGTGATTGAAACCACCAAGCAGCGCTTGCCATGGTTGGCGGTCAATCTGGTCACTGCGATTGCCGCGTCGATGGTGATTTCGCAGTTCGAGGTGGCCATTGCGCAGATTGTGGCACTTGCTGTGCTGATGCCGATTGTGGCGTCGATGGGCGGCAATGCGGGCACCCAAAGTTTGACGGTGGCGGTGCGGGCGATTGCGACCAAAGACCTTACTGGATCGAACGTCTGGCGGGTGATCCGGCGCGAATGTCTGGTCGGGTTGATCAACGGGGCGATATTCGCGGTGACGATGGGAATTGTCGGAGTGATCTGGTTCGGCTCGCCGGCGCTGGGCCTTGTAATCGCGGCTGCTATGGTGATCAACATGGTGGTCGCAGGGCTAGCGGGGACCGGCATCCCGATCTTACTGGAACGGGTGGGGGTTGACCCTGCGCTGGCCTCGGGGGCGTTTGTCACGACCGTGACGGATGTTGTGGGCTTCTTTGCGTTTCTCGGTCTGGCGGCGGCGGTGTTGTTATGA
- the guaD gene encoding guanine deaminase yields MTQKNLLTGPALRFEGNPMMQGWQDAVRIDSEGAVLLADGVIAAVGRADQLRKAHPQAVETLYGDDHLICPGFVDAHVHYPQTGIIASWGKRLIDWLNDYTFPEEMRLSDTDYAQEVATRYLDLTRAHGTTTVASYCTIHPHSVDALFSAAATRNQRIVAGKTCMDRNAPEGLRDTAQSAYDDSKALIERWHGTGRATYAITPRFSPTSTPDQLAALGALWGEHPDCLMQTHLSEQTDEVAWVRDLFPQARDYLDTYEAHGLLGARAVFGHAIYLEPREIDRIAETGAALVHCPTSNTFIGSGLFDMAALATRNIPIGLATDTGGGSSFSMLRTMAAAYEIGQLRGTPLHAAQLIWLATAGSANSLHLGEKIGSLSTGYEADVTVIDLSSTPAIAQRQAQAKDAWESLFATIMMGDDRAIADVWIAGARQP; encoded by the coding sequence ATGACACAGAAAAACCTATTGACCGGCCCCGCCCTGCGCTTTGAAGGCAACCCGATGATGCAGGGCTGGCAAGATGCTGTGCGCATCGACAGCGAGGGTGCGGTGTTGCTGGCCGATGGCGTGATTGCAGCGGTTGGTAGGGCCGACCAGCTGCGCAAGGCGCATCCGCAGGCGGTCGAAACGCTTTATGGCGACGACCACCTGATCTGCCCCGGATTTGTCGATGCCCATGTGCATTACCCCCAGACCGGCATCATCGCGTCATGGGGCAAGCGGCTGATTGACTGGCTCAACGATTATACCTTCCCCGAGGAGATGCGCCTGTCCGACACGGACTATGCGCAAGAGGTCGCCACCCGCTATCTGGATCTGACCCGCGCCCATGGCACGACAACCGTGGCCAGCTATTGCACGATCCATCCGCATTCGGTTGATGCGCTGTTTTCGGCAGCAGCGACCCGCAACCAGCGCATTGTCGCCGGCAAAACCTGTATGGACCGCAATGCGCCCGAGGGGCTGCGCGACACGGCGCAATCAGCCTATGACGACAGCAAAGCCCTGATCGAACGCTGGCATGGCACGGGCCGCGCCACCTATGCGATCACACCGCGGTTTTCACCAACGTCCACGCCCGACCAACTGGCGGCACTCGGTGCCTTATGGGGTGAACATCCCGATTGCCTGATGCAAACCCACCTCAGCGAACAAACCGACGAAGTGGCATGGGTGCGCGATCTGTTTCCGCAGGCCCGCGATTATCTCGATACCTATGAGGCCCACGGACTGCTTGGTGCGCGTGCTGTTTTTGGCCATGCCATTTATCTGGAGCCGCGCGAGATCGACCGGATCGCAGAAACCGGCGCGGCACTGGTGCATTGCCCGACGTCCAATACCTTTATCGGGTCGGGCCTGTTCGACATGGCCGCCCTTGCGACCCGCAATATCCCCATTGGGCTGGCAACCGACACCGGCGGCGGATCATCATTTTCAATGCTGCGCACGATGGCAGCGGCTTATGAGATCGGCCAGCTGCGCGGCACGCCCCTGCACGCCGCGCAACTGATCTGGCTGGCCACGGCAGGTTCCGCAAACAGCCTGCATCTCGGGGAAAAAATCGGTTCGCTTTCAACGGGGTACGAGGCGGACGTGACCGTTATTGACCTGTCCTCCACCCCCGCCATTGCGCAACGCCAAGCGCAAGCCAAGGACGCTTGGGAAAGCTTGTTCGCAACCATCATGATGGGCGATGACCGCGCAATCGCCGACGTCTGGATCGCCGGCGCGCGACAGCCCTAA
- a CDS encoding 8-oxoguanine deaminase, whose translation MSEILIRNADVIVTMDDSRRELRAADLRLKNGIICESGEGLHSDGACIDASGCVVTPGLVNTHHHLYQSMTRAVPAGQDALLFGWLKTLYPIWARMTPEHFHVSAQVGLAELALSGCTLSTDHLYLYPNGTRLEDTIHAAAELGLRFHPTRGSMSIGESAGGLPPDALVETEASILEDCIRLVDAFHDPAEGSMCRVGLAPCSPFSVTRDLMRETAILARDKGVMMHTHLAENDEDIAYSLERFGCRPGQYAESLGWVGRDVWHAHCVKLDAAEIALFAQTGTGVAHCPCSNCRLGSGIAPVRALRDAGVPVGLGVDGSASNDAGNLVAEARMAMLLQRVANGADAMSAREALEIATRGGADMLGRPDCGRLAVGKRADIAIWDVSGIETAGSWDPAALLLAGPSTVRDLIVEGRQIVRDGQITTLDLSAVIARQNTLAQGLMDGA comes from the coding sequence ATGTCAGAAATTCTGATCCGCAATGCTGATGTTATTGTCACAATGGACGACAGCCGCCGCGAATTGAGGGCGGCCGATCTGCGCCTGAAAAACGGTATCATTTGTGAAAGCGGCGAAGGCTTGCACAGTGACGGCGCATGCATCGACGCGTCGGGCTGTGTGGTCACGCCGGGATTGGTGAATACCCATCATCACCTTTATCAAAGCATGACGCGCGCCGTGCCGGCCGGGCAGGATGCGTTGCTGTTTGGCTGGCTCAAGACGCTTTACCCGATCTGGGCGCGCATGACGCCGGAACATTTTCACGTTTCGGCGCAGGTCGGCCTGGCGGAGCTGGCGCTGTCGGGGTGCACGTTAAGCACGGATCATCTGTACCTTTATCCCAACGGGACGCGGTTGGAAGATACAATTCATGCGGCCGCGGAGCTGGGTCTGCGGTTTCATCCTACACGCGGGTCGATGAGCATCGGTGAAAGCGCAGGCGGCCTGCCGCCGGACGCATTGGTCGAAACCGAGGCGTCGATCCTGGAGGATTGTATCCGGCTGGTTGATGCCTTTCACGATCCGGCGGAAGGCTCAATGTGCCGTGTCGGATTGGCACCCTGTTCTCCGTTTTCAGTCACCCGTGATCTGATGCGCGAAACGGCGATACTGGCGCGCGACAAAGGGGTGATGATGCACACCCATCTGGCGGAAAACGACGAAGATATCGCTTATTCGCTTGAGAGATTCGGCTGTCGTCCGGGGCAATACGCCGAAAGCCTTGGCTGGGTCGGGCGTGACGTCTGGCATGCGCACTGCGTCAAGCTGGACGCAGCCGAAATCGCGCTGTTTGCACAGACCGGCACCGGTGTCGCCCATTGCCCCTGTTCGAATTGCCGCCTTGGATCCGGTATTGCACCGGTGCGCGCCTTGCGCGACGCGGGCGTGCCGGTGGGCTTGGGCGTGGATGGTTCTGCCAGCAATGATGCGGGCAATCTGGTGGCGGAAGCGCGGATGGCGATGTTGCTGCAACGGGTTGCAAACGGCGCGGATGCGATGAGCGCACGCGAGGCGCTTGAGATTGCCACGCGCGGCGGGGCCGACATGCTGGGCCGTCCCGATTGCGGGCGGCTGGCGGTTGGTAAACGCGCCGATATCGCGATCTGGGACGTCAGCGGGATAGAGACGGCAGGATCCTGGGATCCGGCGGCCCTGTTGCTGGCGGGGCCAAGCACGGTGCGCGATCTGATTGTCGAGGGCCGCCAGATTGTGCGTGACGGGCAGATCACGACGCTGGATCTGAGCGCGGTGATTGCTCGGCAGAATACGCTGGCGCAGGGGTTGATGGACGGCGCTTAG